A part of Rhipicephalus microplus isolate Deutch F79 chromosome 8, USDA_Rmic, whole genome shotgun sequence genomic DNA contains:
- the LOC119164047 gene encoding uncharacterized protein LOC119164047 isoform X10: MVVKSEYVSGYYVQQRPWSPTKRRGPISSDFKTPGPGAFTIPSTIGEKASTNVTKGQKAPAFTFGTKTEEKRDLFVPGPGAYNIAGLSEKGKETVPAPTMAPKLREPEGFKTPAPGAYNPEKAEQCVLSAAPMYTFGSKIRDPKPADIPEADRPSQEETHRRPQLVHRNRRAPRYSFGLKLKSLFRPNDNPAPGVYDIEKGDSVVYPKSPSFSIRRRLREPSPEKQPAPGTYDITRADGTLCTRSQEHTMAYRLRERSSDSAELPAPGDYDTTKADTTVFSRAPQFSLAERLHHEAPESVDFPGPTDYNISRGKTTATYRSPQYSFGLKIKDKPPDSLKFPGPGEYSPDKGDRIVRTRSPEYQMGSKLKEKPPEHFDYPGPSEYHSETADHVTRSRSPRYRFGVKITDRPPESLQYPGPGEYNVDKADHATRKRSPQHRIGTKLKDRSPDSLHYPGPGEYNSDRSDRITRSHSPQHRIGLKIKEKSPEFLRYPGPGEYDADRGDHATRSHSPQHQIACRLKERPHESINFPGPGEYNVDRADHVTRSRSPQHTFGIKIKDKPQESQEYPGPGEYNIEKADQVTRTRSPEHKIGVKIKDKPGSIDYPGPGEYNIEKADHVTRSHSPQHRMGVKLKEKPPESLHYPGPGDYSAEKADHLVRSHSPRHKIGVRLTEKPPESLGYPGPGEYNVEKADRMIRNSSPQHRIGIRPEEKSPESLHYPGPGDYDARKADLVTRRRPPEHHIGKKLKDKPPESVQYPGPGEYSVERSEEITRSRSPQHQMGVKLKYRPPESHDYPGPGDYNIEKADRVARSHSPEYKIGVKLKERKADSLDYPGPGEYNIENADRVARSHSPECKIGVKLKERRPDSLDYPGPGDYNIEKADRIARCRSPEYKMGAKLQERRPNSLEYPGPGEYNIEKADRVARSHSPEYKIGVKLKERKADSLDYPGPGEYNIENADRVARSHSPECKIGVKLKERRPDSLDYPGPGDYNIEKADRIARCRSPEYKMGAKLQERRPNSLEYPGPGEYNIEKADRVARSHSPEYKIGVKLKERKADSLDYPGPGEYNIENADRVARSHSPEYKIGVKLKERRPDSLDYPGPGDYNIEKADRIARCRSPEYKMGAKLQERRPDSLEYPGPGEYNIEKADRVARSHSPEYKIGVKLKERKADSLDYPGPGEYNIENADRVARSHSPEYKIGVKLKERRPDSLDYPGPGEYNIEKADRVARSHSPEYKIGVKLKERKADSLDYPGPGEYNIEKADRIARRRSPEYKMGAKLQERRPDSLEYPGPGEYNIEKADRVARSHSPEYKIGVKLKERKADSLDHPGPGEYNIENADRVACTHSPEYKIGVKLKERRPDSFDYPGPGDYNIEKADRIARCRSPEYKMGAKLQERRPDSLEYPGPGQYNIEKADRVARSHSPEYKIGVKLKEKKPDSLDYPGPGEYIIEKADRVARSHSPEYSIGVKLKDRPPDSLYYPGPAEYYPEKADRLVRSHSPEHVIGVKLKEKLPDSLEFPAACDYDVSKGDNIVYGSPPRYTIGFRTPQPVPDYTSFPAPGDYSISRSEGTLYAGSPKFSLGIKLKDRLPDHVNYPAPSDYSPGRSVSFVKERSPKFTFGFRLRPSKPYNYGYPAPGEYDPDRANELVYPRSPRFSIRSRLKERLPDNATFPAPGTYDPDKGNPAMFGLPPRPQSRSPKRSRSHDFEEKRGTTLPHERTSKRSSSFRIVRTTEDTAGERDLKGSQQTIKRSRSLSGPRPKDSVLTNGKAKAALSEIPKPKRRSESPRLTRQSRFETTEVQARSLKETKEGQRTFRVTRKQRTGMDEGEAPQVDVVVSETAMKRRLPVDITKRKTDSKAAVTEPSSSRMATKKGTFLRSLRRKLDGTEEISRTSKVVREPTKPKKTDCVVQKTKEHRERITTTSHPEAVPRRSRSLRVIRKEADEMPDKRAKSTEELTRRSPSLRAARAKQDAIEAQEADKRSRPSDRRLGRSRSLRIAQNAIDYIDEKENVSKSETHIIASYPSLHKERHPSTHLAKSLEPAAFTTSDESGMFEDDETMDSVSAHDRTFVRTPTDSSRIQVSPESFRELRHAQGCIHMAPRFPEGLDFWKPPGTGSLFAKLYQSWTQETAVSSAEAEDNSRVMFRSAASLFFRKGFAALLRNETPGPGYYNPSIGEQLRFPRMPSFTIRRKLKCPKREQTPAPWDYSPDKADPLVRPMSPSYTFGHKGDCCRCRSTSPGLYTRAVATHAPGTYCPEKSDTVLATTPAYTFGFKHKDLRPDDIPAPGAYCPEKADTVLAVTPAYTFGIKPKDAKPDDIPAPGTYRPEKAESVLVRTPAYSFGTKPKDSRNDGIPAPGKYNVPGTDTYKSKSPAYTLSYRTNIPSDHTKKPGPGAHSPERVWMNKSSSPRFSFGIRHSPVAETPKPK, translated from the exons GTGAAAAGGCAAGCACCAATGTGACGAAAGGGCAGAAGGCTCCGGCGTTTACTTTCGGAACCAA GACCGAGGAGAAGCGCGACCTCTTCGTCCCGGGTCCCGGCGCGTACAACATCGCGGGCCTCTCCGAGAAGGGCAAGGAGACGGTGCCGGCGCCCACCATGGCGCCCAAGCTGCGCGAGCCCGAGGGCTTCAAGACGCCCGCGCCGGGCGCCTACAACCCGGAGAAGGCCGAGCAGTGCGTGCTCAGCGCCGCGCCCATGTACACCTTCGGCTCCAAGATCAGGGACCCCAAGCCCGCCGACATACCCG AGGCCGACCGGCCAAGCCAAGAAGAAACTCACCGCCGCCCGCAGCTCGTCCACCGAAACAGACGAGCGCCCCGCTACTCCTTCGGCCTCAAACTTAAGAGCCTCTTTCGACCCAACGACAACCCCG CTCCGGGTGTTTACGACATCGAAAAGGGAGACTCAGTGGTCTACCCGAAATCTCCCAGCTTCTCGATACGACGACGACTCCGTGAGCCTAGCCCCGAAAAACAACCAG CGCCTGGAACTTACGACATAACCCGAGCAGACGGGACTCTATGCACCAGATCTCAAGAACACACGATGGCGTACCGACTGAGGGAAAGGTCGTCCGACAGCGCTGAGCTTCCCG CCCCAGGAGACTACGACACGACGAAGGCGGACACGACAGTCTTTTCAAGAGCCCCGCAGTTCAGCCTTGCCGAGAGGCTACATCACGAAGCGCCAGAGTCCGTAGACTTTCCTG GTCCTACGGACTACAATATAAGCAGAGGAAAAACTACGGCGACCTATCGATCGCCGCAGTACAGCTTCGGATTAAAGATTAAAGACAAGCCTCCGGATTCCCTGAAATTCCCAG GCCCGGGAGAGTACAGTCCAGACAAAGGAGATCGCATAGTGCGCACTAGATCACCAGAGTACCAAATGGGGTCAAAGTTGAAAGAAAAGCCTCCCGAGCACTTTGACTACCCCG GGCCAAGCGAATACCACTCAGAAACAGCTGACCACGTGACCAGAAGTCGCTCTCCACGATACAGGTTCGGCGTCAAGATAACAGACAGGCCACCCGAATCTCTGCAATACCCGG GCCCCGGTGAATACAACGTTGACAAAGCAGATCACGCGACGAGGAAGCGGTCGCCACAGCACCGAATTGGTACCAAGCTGAAAGACAGGTCACCCGATTCTCTTCACTACCCGG GTCCGGGTGAATACAATTCCGACAGATCAGACCGTATCACTAGAAGCCACTCACCGCAGCATCGCATTGgattaaagataaaagaaaagtcGCCTGAGTTTCTGCGGTATCCTG GACCAGGTGAATACGATGCTGACAGAGGGGACCATGCGACCAGAAGCCACTCACCGCAACACCAGATAGCCTGCAGGCTAAAAGAAAGGCCACACGAGTCGATTAATTTTCCCG GTCCAGGTGAATACAATGTGGACAGGGCGGACCACGTAACAAGAAGTCGGTCACCACAGCATACATTTGGTATCAAGATAAAAGACAAACCGCAAGAGTCCCAAGAATATCCGG GACCCGGTGAATACAATATCGAGAAGGCAGACCAGGTCACAAGAACCCGGTCACCAGAGCATAAAATTGGTGTCAAGATAAAAGACAAGCCAGGGTCTATAGACTATCCTG GACCCGGTGAATATAACATCGAGAAAGCAGACCACGTGACAAGAAGTCACTCACCACAACATCGGATGGGCGTGAAACTAAAAGAGAAGCCACCAGAATCTCTTCATTATCCAG GACCAGGGGATTACAGTGCGGAAAAAGCAGACCACTTGGTCAGAAGTCACTCACCCCGGCATAAAATTGGAGTCAGGCTTACAGAGAAACCACCAGAATCTCTGGGCTACCCAG GTCCAGGAGAATACAATGTGGAAAAAGCAGATCGCATGATAAGAAATAGTTCACCGCAGCATAGAATTGGCATCAGGCCTGAAGAGAAATCACCGGAATCACTTCATTACCCTG GTCCGGGTGACTACGACGCGAGAAAAGCAGACCTTGTTACGAGAAGGCGACCGCCAGAGCACCACATCGGCAAGAAGCTAAAAGACAAACCACCAGAATCTGTGCAGTACCCGG GTCCCGGTGAATACAGCGTGGAAAGATCAGAAGAAATCACAAGAAGTCGATCCCCACAGCACCAAATGGGAGTCAAGCTAAAATACAGGCCACCGGAATCACATGACTATCCCG GTCCTGGAGACTACAACATAGAAAAGGCCGATAGAGTTGCACGCAGCCACTCCCCAGAATACAAGATTGGTGTTAAGTTAAAGGAGAGGAAAGCAGATTCACTGGATTACCCTG GTCCTGGGGAGTACAACATAGAAAATGCCGATAGAGTTGCACGTAGCCACTCTCCAGAATGCAAGATAGGCGTCAAGCTAAAGGAGAGACGACCGGATTCATTGGATTACCctg GTCCTGGAGACTACAACATAGAGAAGGCCGACAGAATTGCGCGCTGTCGCTCCCCAGAGTACAAGATGGGTGCCAAATTACAGGAGAGAAGACCGAATTCATTGGAATATCCTG GTCCTGGAGAATACAACATAGAAAAGGCCGATAGAGTTGCACGCAGCCACTCCCCAGAATACAAGATTGGTGTTAAGTTAAAGGAGAGGAAAGCAGACTCACTGGATTACCCGG GTCCTGGGGAGTACAACATAGAAAATGCCGATAGAGTTGCACGTAGCCACTCTCCAGAATGCAAGATAGGCGTCAAGCTAAAGGAGAGACGACCGGATTCATTGGATTACCctg GTCCTGGAGACTACAACATAGAGAAGGCCGACAGAATTGCGCGCTGTCGCTCCCCAGAGTACAAGATGGGTGCCAAATTACAGGAGAGAAGACCGAATTCATTGGAATATCCTG GTCCTGGAGAATACAACATAGAAAAGGCCGATAGAGTTGCACGCAGCCACTCCCCAGAATACAAGATTGGTGTTAAGTTAAAGGAGAGGAAAGCAGACTCACTGGATTACCCGG GTCCTGGGGAGTACAACATAGAAAATGCCGATAGAGTTGCACGTAGCCACTCTCCAGAATACAAGATAGGCGTCAAGCTAAAGGAGAGACGACCGGATTCATTGGATTACCctg GTCCTGGAGACTACAACATAGAAAAGGCCGACAGAATTGCGCGCTGTCGCTCCCCAGAGTACAAGATGGGTGCCAAATTACAGGAGAGAAGACCGGATTCATTGGAATATCCTG GTCCTGGAGAATACAACATAGAAAAGGCCGATAGAGTTGCACGCAGCCACTCCCCAGAATACAAGATTGGTGTTAAGTTAAAGGAGAGGAAAGCAGACTCACTGGATTACCCGG GTCCTGGGGAGTACAACATAGAAAATGCCGATAGAGTTGCACGTAGCCACTCTCCAGAATACAAGATAGGCGTCAAGCTAAAGGAGAGACGACCGGATTCATTGGATTACCctg GTCCTGGAGAATACAACATAGAAAAGGCCGATAGAGTTGCACGCAGCCACTCCCCAGAATACAAGATTGGTGTTAAGTTAAAGGAGAGGAAAGCAGATTCACTGGATTACCCTG GTCCTGGAGAATACAACATAGAGAAGGCCGACAGAATTGCGCGCCGTCGCTCCCCAGAGTACAAGATGGGTGCCAAGTTACAGGAGAGAAGACCGGATTCCTTGGAATACCCTG GTCCTGGAGAATACAACATAGAAAAGGCCGATAGAGTTGCACGTAGCCACTCCCCAGAATACAAGATCGGTGTTAAGTTAAAGGAGAGGAAAGCAGATTCACTGGATCACCCTG GTCCTGGGGAGTACAACATAGAAAATGCCGATCGAGTTGCATGTACCCACTCTCCAGAATACAAGATAGGCGTCAAGCTAAAGGAGAGACGACCGGATTCATTTGATTACCCTG GTCCTGGAGACTACAACATAGAGAAGGCCGACAGAATTGCGCGCTGTCGCTCCCCAGAGTACAAGATGGGTGCCAAGTTACAGGAGAGAAGACCGGATTCATTGGAATATCCTG GTCCTGGACAATACAACATAGAAAAGGCCGATAGAGTTGCACGTAGCCACTCCCCAGAATACAAGATTGGTGTCaagctaaaggaaaaaaagccgGATTCGTTGGATTATCCTG GTCCAGGAGAGTACATCATTGAAAAGGCCGATAGAGTCGCCCGCAGCCACTCTCCGGAGTACAGCATCGGCGTGAAATTAAAAGATAGACCGCCGGACTCTTTGTATTATCCTG GTCCTGCAGAGTACTACCCTGAAAAGGCTGACAGGTTGGTACGAAGCCATTCTCCTGAACATGTCATCGGCGTGAAATTGAAAGAAAAGCTTCCAGATTCACTGGAATTTCCTG CTGCTTGCGACTACGACGTCTCCAAGGGAGATAACATAGTTTATGGCTCCCCTCCCAGGTATACGATAGGCTTTAGGACACCTCAACCAGTGCCAGATTATACGAGCTTCCCAG CACCTGGAGACTACAGCATTTCAAGGAGTGAAGGCACGCTTTATGCTGGCTCTCCTAAATTTAGTCTAGGAATAAAACTGAAGGACAGGCTTCCTGACCACGTCAATTACCCAG CACCGTCCGACTACAGTCCTGGCAGAAGCGTAAGCTTCGTCAAAGAAAGGTCTCCGAAATTCACGTTCGGTTTCAGGCTAAGACCGTCCAAGCCGTACAACTACGGTTACCCAG CACCGGGAGAGTACGATCCCGACAGGGCGAACGAATTGGTTTATCCAAGGTCACCACGCTTCAGTATTCGTTCGAGACTCAAAGAACGGCTACCGGACAACGCAACATTTCCAG CACCAGGTACATACGACCCCGACAAAGGCAATCCTGCCATGTTCGGATTACCACCAAGACCTCAATCGAGGAGCCCGAAGAGGTCTAGGTCTCATGATTTTGAAGAAAAGCGGG GAACGACATTACCTCATGAAAGAACAAGCAAAAGAAGCAGTTCATTCCGAATTGTGAGAACCACAGAGGATACTGCTGGTG AGCGCGATTTGAAAGGCTCCCAGCAGACGATAAAACGAAGTCGCTCTCTTAGTGGACCTCGGCCAAAGGATTCGGTTTTAACAAACGGAAAAG CAAAAGCGGCTTTGTCCGAAATTCCAAAACCTAAAAGACGGAGTGAGTCACCCCGATTGACTCGACAGTCCAGATTCGAGACCACTG AAGTTCAAGCTAGGAGTCTGAAGGAAACAAAAGAAGGACAGCGTACATTTAGGGTTACTCGCAAACAAAGGACCGGGATGGATGAAG GAGAAGCACCACAGGTGGATGTTGTCGTTTCTGAAACAGCAATGAAGCGACGATTACCTGTGGATATTACGAAGAGAAAGACGGACTCAAAAG CCGCCGTAACAGAGCCGTCGTCCTCAAGGATGGCAACGAAGAAGGGTACATTCCTTCGATCTCTGCGGAGAAAGCTGGATGGTACCGAAG aAATATCTCGGACGTCTAAAGTGGTTAGGGAGCCCACTAAGCCTAAAAAAACCGATTGCGTAGTGCAGAAGACAAAGGAACACCGAG AACGGATCACCACTACTAGTCATCCGGAAGCTGTGCCTAGGAGAAGTCGGTCTCTTCGAGTCATTCGAAAAGAGGCGGACGAGATGCCGG ACAAGCGAGCTAAGTCTACCGAAGAATTGACTAGACGAAGTCCATCTCTGCGTGCAGCACGAGCAAAGCAAGACGCAATCGAAG CCCAAGAGGCAGACAAGAGATCGAGGCCATCGGACAGAAGATTAGGGCGTAGTAGGTCTCTGCGAATTGCACAAAACGCAATCGACTACATTGATG AGAAGGAGAACGTCTCAAAGTCTGAAACTCACATCATCGCTTCCTATCCCAGTCTTCACAAGGAGCGGCACCCGAGTACCCACTTGGCTAAGAGCCTAG AGCCTGCAGCGTTTACGACGAGCGACGAAAGTGGTATGTTCGAAGACGACGAAACGATGGACAGCGTGTCGGCTCACGACAGGACGTTCGTACGAACGCCGACTG ATTCGTCGAGGATCCAAGTGTCACCGGAGAGCTTTCGGGAATTGAGGCATGCTCAGGGATGCATTCACATGGCACCAAGGTTTCCAGAGGGACTGGACTTCTGGAAACCACCCGGTACAGGGTCTTTGTTTGCTAAACTTTACCAGTCCTGGACGCAGGAAACAGCTGTTTCTTCTG CGGAAGCAGAAGACAACAGCCGAGTGATGTTCCGTTCAGCTGCAAGCCTCTTCTTCAGGAAAGGCTTTGCAGCTCTACTACGGAACGAAACACCTG GACCGGGTTACTACAACCCTAGCATCGGTGAGCAGCTACGCTTTCCTCGAATGCCAAGCTTTACGATACGAAGAAAGCTCAAGTGTCCGAAGAGAGAGCAGACTCCCG CTCCCTGGGATTACAGCCCCGACAAAGCGGACCCTCTCGTGCGGCCCATGTCGCCATCTTACACCTTCGGACACAAGGGCGACTGTTGTCGTTGCAGAAGCACGAGTCCCGGTTTGTACACTCGTGCAGTGGCTACCCACG CTCCTGGCACCTACTGTCCTGAGAAATCTGACACGGTTCTAGCCACGACACCGGCTTACACCTTTGGTTTCAAGCATAAGGACCTTAGGCCTGACGATATTCCTG